The nucleotide sequence GTGATTCCCTGAGGAGTATCTTGACGTCCGTCGCAGGGATTCCCAGCGACGACAGGTTCTGCACCACCGCCTGGTAGAACGCCTTCTTGGCCGCGAGCGACCGCCCCGCGATGAGGTCTATATCTAACAGGGTATATCTGTCCGACTCGCCTGGAGGCGTTGGAAAACGATGAGGTTCGTGGACGACGAGTCGCAGCGTCCGGTCCCACTCAAGTATCTTAAACCCCACCACCATCGCAGAATGAACAGCGTCGATAATCGCCTCCTCCTCGGCGGCCGTATACCGCCATTTCACTTCGATGGTCGCGTTAGGCATGGTACCTCCGGAGGATAAAGGCGCGCCCTGTGTTCTTAATCCCATCCCTATCTGTTCAAGTCACCACTCGCCACGCTCTACTACTGCTTCCCCCCCCCCCTGCTCAGTACCCACTTCTGCGACGCGCTCATCGGCTTGTCCGTCCGGTGCACGCAGCCCATCCAGCAGCACGGGCGGCGGATCCCTTCCCTGAGCTCCGACTCCGTTCTCGGCACGCGCTCCGCCCTCGTTTCCGCCGTCTTGACGGATTCCACCCAGCAGATCCACTCGTTGCGCGCCAACGGCGTGATGTCTCCCCACTTCTCCAGCGCCGCGGCGTCTGCCACGAGGGCGTCCCGCAAGTCGGCCGGCGCCTTGTGCGCCACCACGTCAAGGACCGCTTGTAAACTCACACCGCTCTCCTACTCCATCGCTTCCAGCAAGCCCAGCAGCCTGGTCGCGGTGTTACAATTGCGGATCGTCATCGACTTGTATAACGGCGATTCCAGCACCTTGTTGAGACGGCTCTTAGTGCGCAGCGCGCTCAAACGCTGCGAGTAAACCACACCTCGCCCCGGCCACACGGTATCCACCCCATCCCTAGCCTTGAACGCAGACATGGCATCGGCGGCATCGATGTCTATCAGGAAGATCGCATCGCTGTGGTACTTACTCGGCTCATCACCGAACCCCTCGGGTCTGTTATCGATGATCGCCTTCATCTGAGCGCGGGTCAGCACGAGGACCTTGATTAGCTCGCTGTCGAGCGTGAAGCTCCGAGGCAACGCCTCCTCAATCCGCACTTTCACCTCGCTGGCTGGCAACTCCGACTGGAGTATCACATTGCCGCTCGCGATATAGGTCGAAACGTTCAGGAACCCAACGCCCTCCAGGCACTTCTTCAACCCCGCCATCGCCACCGGGTTCTTACCGCCGACATTAACGCCGCGCAACAGCACGACGTAGGTGTTCATGCCAGTCTGTCCTTCACTTTGATGCCGAATCACTCCCCTCCCCACACCGGCGGCTTGCGGCCGGCCCAGGGGCGGGCCTGCTCAAGCTGGCCGGAGAGGCGGAAGAGGGTGGCCTCATCGCCCATGCGGGCGGCGAGGAGGAGGCCGATAGGCAGGTTCTGCGCGTTCCAGTAGAGGGGGATGGAGACCGATGGCTGGCCGGTGCCGTTCGTGATGTACGTGAACGGCGAGAAGTGGGCCATGCGGCGGCGCAGCTCGAACGGGTCCTCGCCCTCCGTGTACTTGAACGTGCCCAGCGGCGGCGGCGGCGTGCCGACCGTCGGCATGAGCCAGATATCGTACTTCTTGAAGAACTGCCCGATCTCCCTTGAGCCGCGCTGGACGTCCTCCACGTATCGCAGGTACTCCGGCGCGTTGATCTTGCGGCCGCGCTCCAGCATCGCCCACAAGAACGGCTCGAAATCCCCCTTCTTCAGCGGCTTGCCGGTGCGCTTCTCCAGCCCATCGACCGCCCACGCGAAGCCGCCCGCGAGCATCGACGTGAACGACTTCCAGTAGCCCTCGTAGTCGTACTTCGGCATCGCCTCTTCGACGTTATGGCCCAGGTCAGCACAGAGCTTCGCGACGTCGCGCACGGCCGCCACGTTATCAGCGTGCATGGGCGTGCCGAGCGGCGTCGTGGCGGAGAAGCCGATGCGCAGCTCGCCGGGGTCGGCGCCGACCTCCTTCGCAAAGGGCCGCGACGGCGGGAGCACCTGGTAGGGGTCGCCGACATCCGGGCCGTGCGTCGCGTCCAGCATGATCGCGCTGTCGCGGACCGAGCGGGTGAGGACGTGCTCCGCGACCATTCCACTGAAGAGGTCGCCGAACGCCGGGCCAAGCGGGTTGCGGCCGCGGCTGGGCTTCATGCCGTACACGCCGCAGCACGCGGCGGGGATTCGGATGGAGCCGCCGGCATCGTTGCCGTGGGCCATTGGGGCGAGGCCCGCGGCGACGGCCGCCGCAGCGCCGCCGCTGCTGCCGCCGGCGATGCGCGTGACGTCCCACGGGTTCCGCGTCGGCCCGTACATCACCGGCTCCGTCGTCACCCCCAGCGCCATTGAGGGTATATTCGTCTTCGCAACCGTTATCACGCCGGACCGCTTGTACCGCTTCACCAGCTCCGTGTCCACGGTCGAAACATAGTCCTTCAGCACCGAGACGCTCTCCGTGAAGCGCGTCCCGGCGTACTCGGCCAGGAAGTTCTTCAGCAGGAACGGCGCGCCGCCGAACGGGCCGGACGGTACCGGCCCCTTCGCCATCTCCCTCGCGTGGTCGTACATCTCAATAACCACAGAGTTAATCTTCGGGTTGACCTTCTCGATGCGCTTGATAGTGCCCTCGACGAGCTCGATGGGCTTGACCTGCTTCTTGCGGACGAGCTCCGCCTGTGCGGTTGAATCGAGGTCCAGGACTGCATCGATGGACGGCATATGGCGCTCCCGGGGGAGGATGTTATCCGCAGATTACGCAGATGGCGCAGATTATAGCAGGCAAATTAGCCGCCAGGCTGCTATAGTGCCCCCAAACCATACCCCCAGGGAGGCACACGCCATGTCTACCATCGGCCGCGTAGACGCTACCACGGACGTATCGCAGTTCGACAACGCTTATATCGGCGAGGGGGCGATTATTGAGCCGGACGTGATGGTGGGGTTCCGGTACCAGGACGGCTGCGGAAGGGCCACGCTGGGTAAGGGGGCGATGCTCCGCAAGGGCACGGTCATATACGGCGACGTGAAGATAGGCGACTACTTCCAGTCGGGCTACTATTCGGTCATCCGCGCCCTGGTGAAGATGGGCGACTACTGCGTCATCATGAACCAGACGACGCTGGAGGGCATCGTCCGCTTCGGCACAGGCGTGCGGGTGATGTCGCATGTGTACATCCCCTCGCGCACGTGGATCGGCGACCACGTCTTTATCGGCCCCGGAGTGACGTTCCTGAACGACAAATACCCCGGCCGCCGCGACCCGATGCCGACGCCGCGCGGGGCGACGGTGCGCGACGACGTGATGATCGGCGGCGGCTGCACCATCCTGCCGGGCGTGACCATCGGCGAGCGCAGCTTCATCGCCGCCGGCGCGGTGGTGACCAAGGACATCCCGCCGCGGAGCCTGGTCATCGGCAACCCCGGGGTCATATCGCCCCTTCCGGCGAAGCTGGACATGGCGAACACGCGCAAGCTGACGATGGCGCCGCGCAGTATGTGGCATCCGGAGCTTGAGTACGGCGGCGCGAAGAGCTGGCCCACGGAGTGGTGGGGGGAGGCGTGGGAGTAGGGGAGAATTCTGAATGTTGAAGGGAAGGACGTAGTTGGTAGTGGGTAGTTGGTAGTTGGTAGTTGGTTGTTGGCCAGACGAACAGCCAGCTGTTGGATTGGCTAACTACCAACTACCAACTACTAACTACTGCCTCCCCGCTCTCCCACTTAATACTTCATAGTTCATCATTCATAATTCTCCCCGTCACCTCCCCTCCGGATAGGCCACCTCCGGCGTCCGCCACACCGGCGTGACCACATTGG is from SAR202 cluster bacterium and encodes:
- a CDS encoding amidase; the encoded protein is MPSIDAVLDLDSTAQAELVRKKQVKPIELVEGTIKRIEKVNPKINSVVIEMYDHAREMAKGPVPSGPFGGAPFLLKNFLAEYAGTRFTESVSVLKDYVSTVDTELVKRYKRSGVITVAKTNIPSMALGVTTEPVMYGPTRNPWDVTRIAGGSSGGAAAAVAAGLAPMAHGNDAGGSIRIPAACCGVYGMKPSRGRNPLGPAFGDLFSGMVAEHVLTRSVRDSAIMLDATHGPDVGDPYQVLPPSRPFAKEVGADPGELRIGFSATTPLGTPMHADNVAAVRDVAKLCADLGHNVEEAMPKYDYEGYWKSFTSMLAGGFAWAVDGLEKRTGKPLKKGDFEPFLWAMLERGRKINAPEYLRYVEDVQRGSREIGQFFKKYDIWLMPTVGTPPPPLGTFKYTEGEDPFELRRRMAHFSPFTYITNGTGQPSVSIPLYWNAQNLPIGLLLAARMGDEATLFRLSGQLEQARPWAGRKPPVWGGE
- a CDS encoding YdeI/OmpD-associated family protein; the protein is MSLQAVLDVVAHKAPADLRDALVADAAALEKWGDITPLARNEWICWVESVKTAETRAERVPRTESELREGIRRPCCWMGCVHRTDKPMSASQKWVLSRGGGKQ
- a CDS encoding tautomerase family protein; translation: MPNATIEVKWRYTAAEEEAIIDAVHSAMVVGFKILEWDRTLRLVVHEPHRFPTPPGESDRYTLLDIDLIAGRSLAAKKAFYQAVVQNLSSLGIPATDVKILLRESPLDNWGIRGGVPASEVDLGFKVDV
- a CDS encoding DUF1697 domain-containing protein; amino-acid sequence: MNTYVVLLRGVNVGGKNPVAMAGLKKCLEGVGFLNVSTYIASGNVILQSELPASEVKVRIEEALPRSFTLDSELIKVLVLTRAQMKAIIDNRPEGFGDEPSKYHSDAIFLIDIDAADAMSAFKARDGVDTVWPGRGVVYSQRLSALRTKSRLNKVLESPLYKSMTIRNCNTATRLLGLLEAME